A portion of the Lolium rigidum isolate FL_2022 chromosome 1, APGP_CSIRO_Lrig_0.1, whole genome shotgun sequence genome contains these proteins:
- the LOC124653997 gene encoding vacuolar iron transporter homolog 3-like — MAVQMNSSVHATTTATSPPPVAPGKKDEGREALAVVKIEVEDQDDAAAGVDYADRAQWLRAAVLGVNDGLVSVASLMIGVGAVNQSARAMLVSGLAGLVAGACSMAIGEFVSVHAQYDIEVAARLLRRKRGLEDEPGQLPSPAKAAAASALAFAAGAALPLLAGGFVRPWAVRVAAVCAVTTAALAGFGAVGGALGGTSPARSGARVLLGGWAAMAVCYSVLWLSRLAMGAQSLKAIDGPSVTGSARVRKAPLAQFRVPGVYQRTTPAGHSCGGDFQALRGSLDMFAAASGC, encoded by the exons ATGGCAGTGCAGATGAACTCCTCGGTCCATGCAACGACCACGGCGACTTCTCCTCCTCCGGTGGCGCCAGGAAAGAAGGACGAGGGTCGAGAGGCGCTAGCCGTCGTCAAGATCGAAGTTGAGGATCAGGACGACGCGGCAGCGGGCGTGGACTACGCCGACAGGGCGCAGTGGCTCCGCGCGGCGGTGCTGGGCGTCAACGACGGGCTTGTGTCCGTGGCTTCGCTGATGATCGGGGTGGGCGCCGTAAACCAGTCCGCCAGGGCCATGCTCGTCTCCGGGCTCGCCGGCCTCGTCGCCGGCGCGTGCAGCATGGCCATCGGCGAGTTCGTGTCCGTGCACGCGCAGTACGACatcgaggtggcggcgcggctgctGAGACGCAAACGCGGACTCGAGGATGAGCCTGGGCAGCTGCCGAgcccggcgaaggcggcggccgcGTCGGCACTGGCCTTCGCGGCCGGCGCGGCGCTCCCGCTGCTGGCCGGCGGGTTCGTGCGCCCCTGGGCCGTTCGGGTCGCTGCCGTGTGCGCGGTGACCACGGCCGCGCTGGCCGGGTTCGGGGCCGTCGGAGGGGCGCTCGGAGGCACCAGCCCGGCCAGGTCTGGCGCCCGGGTGCTGCTCGGCGGgtgggccgccatggccgtgtgcTACAGCGTGCTATGGCTGTCCAGACTCGCCATGGGGGCACAA TCGTTGAAAGCCATTGATGGCCCGAGTGTTACTGGATCCGCCCGTGTACGCAAGGCTCCATTAGCACAGTTTCGAGTCCCTGGCGTCTACCAGAGGACAACACCGGCGGGACAC TCTTGTGGTGGTGATTTCCAGGCTTTGCGTGGATCCTTGGACATGTTTGCAGCAGCttctggctgttag
- the LOC124686958 gene encoding cytochrome b5 domain-containing protein RLF, with protein MADEDSSDFTFCKVEQAENDGRLESPSSITVANMTLEDVDGNGADISKAKKIQDNTETDNPITDGRSLQDSSIKEPVVPKSSGESVQSNVSPQPKSSKKSAVRAKVPFEKGFSPMDWLKLTRTHPDLAGLRGQTNRRLITLEEVKQHKTGDCIWTVLKGRVYNIGPYMKFHPGGVDMLMKGAGKDCTALFNKYHAWVNAEFLLEKCLVGFLDPSE; from the exons ATGGCGGATGAAGACTCGTCCGATTTCACCTTCTGCAAG gtTGAGCAAGCTGAAAATGATGGTCGTTTGGAATCCCCTAGTTCCATCACTGTGGCAAACATGACACTCGAGGATGTTGATGGTAATGGTGCAGATATTTCAAAAGCTAAGAAGATCCAGGATAACACAGAAACAGACAATCCAATCACTGATGGAAGATCGCTCCAGGACTCCAGCATAAAAGAACCAGTTGTACCAAAGAGTAGTGGAGAGTCTGTGCAATCGAATGTATCACCTCAACCAAAATCTTCAAAAAAATCTGCAGTACGGGCAAAGGTTCCTTTCGAGAAGGGCTTTAGCCCCATGGACTGGCTTAAGCTAACTCGTACACATCCTGATCTGGCAG GGCTTAGGGGGCAGACAAACCGGAGGCTAATAACTTTGGAAGAAGTTAAACAGCATAAAACTGGAGATTGTATTTGGACAGTTCTAAAAGGTCGTGTGTACAACATTGGTCCCTACATGAAATTTCATCCTGGAG GAGTTGATATGCTCATGAAGGGCGCTGGAAAAGACTGCACTGCTTTGTTCA ATAAATACCATGCCTGGGTAAATGCAGAGTTCCTCTTGGAGAAGTGCCTCGTCGGATTCCTTGATCCCAGTGAGTAG